Proteins co-encoded in one Candidatus Limnocylindrales bacterium genomic window:
- a CDS encoding methyl-accepting chemotaxis protein: MTWFLDLRTSTKLLTAFGVLLLLLLAVAALGYRTISAIRDSQRALVERDHVLVENLLDLRVVQNAQRWRILEMSLLSDQAAQRALAEEIEAGSRQTDEELRKLTELLREDALFAQPLEELKTHVVANRQKRSEQISKLLTGRIDEARAAALTEGQEIFQRIRQLAGTMATSAKKRIEENVAGSNQRAASATRLFIMLAATALLAAAAMTAAMNRAIAEPLREMTTRAERIATGDVSVSVPARARADEVGELTLSFSRMTQSLRSMAEVAGRIADGDLRVKVAPQSDKDVLGKAFAAMVANLQRLIAQTAEGINVLSTSANEISTSTAQFASTASETAVAVAQTTTTVEEVRQTAHVASQKSKLVSQSAQQVAQTTQAGKKATEETVEAMAHIRTQVESIGDSMMRLSEQSQAIGQIIATVEDLAAQSSILAVNASIEAARAGDHGRGFTVVAQEVRSLAEQSKQATNQVRSILDDIRRATSAAVMATEQGSKAVEAGMKQSREAGQAIHSLATSVDEAARAATQIAASSQEQLVGMDQVATAIESIKQASAQNAESARQLESAALDLKQLGQALKQAIEAYKV; this comes from the coding sequence ATGACATGGTTTCTCGATCTCCGGACCAGCACCAAGCTGCTGACGGCCTTCGGCGTTCTGCTCCTCCTGCTGCTGGCGGTGGCGGCACTGGGCTATCGCACCATCAGCGCGATCCGCGATTCGCAGCGAGCGCTTGTCGAGCGCGACCACGTCCTGGTCGAGAACCTGCTCGACCTTCGCGTGGTCCAGAACGCCCAGCGCTGGCGCATCCTCGAGATGTCGTTGCTCAGCGACCAGGCCGCACAAAGGGCCCTCGCCGAGGAGATCGAAGCCGGAAGCAGACAGACCGACGAGGAGCTGCGGAAACTGACCGAGCTGCTGAGGGAGGACGCGCTCTTCGCCCAGCCGCTCGAAGAGCTCAAGACACACGTCGTGGCCAATCGCCAGAAGCGCAGCGAGCAGATCAGCAAGCTCCTGACCGGCAGGATCGACGAAGCGCGGGCGGCAGCGCTGACCGAAGGACAGGAGATCTTCCAGAGGATCCGCCAGCTCGCGGGCACGATGGCCACGAGCGCCAAGAAGCGCATCGAGGAGAACGTGGCCGGCTCCAACCAGCGAGCGGCGAGCGCGACGAGGCTGTTCATCATGCTCGCAGCGACCGCTCTTCTGGCGGCCGCCGCCATGACGGCGGCGATGAACCGGGCGATCGCCGAACCCTTGCGCGAAATGACCACGCGGGCGGAGCGCATCGCCACCGGCGACGTCTCGGTCAGCGTACCAGCCCGCGCGCGTGCGGACGAGGTCGGAGAGCTGACCCTGTCGTTCTCGCGCATGACGCAGTCGCTGCGCTCGATGGCGGAGGTCGCCGGCAGGATCGCCGACGGAGACCTGCGCGTGAAGGTCGCGCCGCAGTCCGACAAGGACGTGCTCGGAAAGGCCTTCGCGGCGATGGTCGCCAACCTCCAGCGGCTGATCGCCCAGACCGCCGAGGGCATCAACGTTCTCAGCACGTCGGCCAACGAGATCTCCACCTCGACGGCCCAGTTCGCATCGACGGCGTCCGAGACCGCGGTGGCGGTGGCCCAGACCACGACGACCGTGGAGGAGGTTCGGCAGACCGCGCACGTGGCCAGCCAGAAATCCAAGCTGGTCTCGCAGAGTGCTCAGCAGGTCGCGCAGACGACGCAGGCCGGCAAGAAGGCCACCGAGGAGACCGTCGAGGCGATGGCGCACATCCGCACGCAGGTCGAATCGATAGGCGACAGCATGATGCGGCTGAGCGAGCAGTCGCAGGCCATCGGCCAGATCATCGCCACCGTCGAGGACCTGGCTGCGCAGTCGAGCATCCTGGCAGTCAACGCGTCGATCGAAGCGGCCCGAGCGGGCGACCATGGCCGGGGTTTCACGGTCGTCGCGCAAGAGGTCCGCAGCCTGGCCGAGCAGTCCAAGCAGGCGACCAACCAGGTCCGGTCGATTCTCGACGACATCCGCAGGGCGACCAGCGCCGCGGTGATGGCGACCGAGCAGGGCAGCAAGGCGGTGGAGGCCGGCATGAAGCAGTCTCGCGAAGCGGGACAGGCAATTCATTCGCTGGCCACCAGCGTGGACGAAGCCGCTCGCGCAGCTACGCAGATCGCCGCCTCCAGCCAGGAGCAGCTGGTGGGCATGGATCAGGTGGCCACCGCCATCGAGAGCATCAAGCAGGCCAGCGCGCAGAACGCCGAAAGCGCGCGGCAGCTCGAAAGCGCGGCTCTGGATCTGAAGCAGCTCGGCCAGGCCCTCAAGCAGGCCATCGAGGCATACAAGGTCTGA
- a CDS encoding chemotaxis protein CheW: protein MSERSSASTERSGATAGVAHVQEVLEARARILARPPQPQTAQAEGLRVLEFRLGPDRYAIEQRYVREVQALSDLTPLPSVPSFVRGIVNVRGQILAVIDLFELLELPRSAGTDERMLAIVQWNDVEFCILADAIVGVGSVTRATVQPSLPSLSGAAAKYLVGVTVEHVAILDIGRIAADPGFLVQDEG from the coding sequence ATGAGCGAGCGGTCCAGCGCTTCCACCGAACGGTCCGGTGCCACAGCCGGTGTCGCACACGTTCAGGAGGTTCTGGAGGCGCGCGCCCGCATCCTGGCCCGGCCGCCGCAGCCGCAGACCGCTCAGGCCGAGGGCCTGCGGGTCCTGGAGTTCCGGCTGGGCCCCGACCGCTACGCGATCGAGCAGCGCTACGTGCGGGAAGTGCAGGCGCTGAGCGACCTCACTCCGCTGCCGTCGGTTCCGAGCTTCGTGCGCGGCATCGTCAACGTTCGAGGCCAGATTCTGGCCGTCATCGATCTGTTCGAGCTTCTCGAGCTTCCCCGGAGTGCCGGCACCGACGAGCGGATGCTGGCGATCGTTCAGTGGAACGATGTGGAATTCTGCATTCTTGCCGACGCGATCGTCGGCGTCGGTTCGGTGACGAGGGCCACCGTACAGCCTTCCCTCCCGAGCCTGTCCGGTGCCGCGGCGAAATACCTGGTGGGCGTCACCGTCGAGCACGTTGCGATCCTGGATATAGGCAGGATTGCAGCGGATCCCGGCTTCCTCGTACAGGACGAGGGGTAG
- the cheB gene encoding chemotaxis-specific protein-glutamate methyltransferase CheB: MSAARVKVLVVEDSLVVRRLLVHLLDSDPEIQVIGTAATGREALEFLNHASPDVVLMDVEMPDMGGFEATRRIMEWKPLPIVICSGSGDPREASTTFRLMEAGAVAFVEKPPGTQHRDFESMVAHLLQTVKLMSEVKVVRRWPRPATPAPVARATRRAKSANVALIGIGASTGGPVVLQTILSMLPKDFAVPILVVQHIAAGFVRGLADWLNETTGVKVHVAAHGTEPVPGHVYLAPDDYHMTVDSPIRIVLQKGSTDRGPRPSVACLFESLARTCGSKAVGVLLSGMGKDGARELKQMKDRGAMTIVQDRESSVVHGMPGEAIQLGAAVRVLPAEQVADALVSHVNGQTPSEGGGR; this comes from the coding sequence GTGAGCGCCGCACGCGTCAAGGTCCTGGTCGTGGAGGATTCGCTGGTGGTGCGGCGGCTGCTCGTGCATCTGCTCGACTCGGATCCGGAAATCCAGGTCATCGGTACTGCCGCCACCGGGCGCGAAGCGCTCGAGTTCTTGAACCACGCCTCGCCCGACGTGGTTCTCATGGACGTGGAGATGCCCGACATGGGCGGCTTCGAGGCCACCCGTCGCATCATGGAATGGAAGCCGCTGCCGATCGTCATCTGCAGCGGCAGCGGAGATCCGCGTGAAGCGTCGACGACGTTTCGGCTGATGGAAGCCGGCGCCGTCGCATTCGTGGAGAAGCCGCCGGGCACCCAGCACCGCGATTTCGAATCGATGGTCGCGCACCTGTTGCAGACGGTGAAGCTCATGTCGGAGGTCAAGGTCGTGCGACGCTGGCCGAGACCGGCGACGCCCGCTCCCGTGGCACGGGCGACTCGGCGCGCGAAAAGCGCCAACGTGGCGCTGATCGGGATCGGCGCGTCCACCGGCGGGCCGGTGGTGCTGCAGACGATCCTGAGCATGCTTCCCAAAGACTTCGCCGTTCCCATCCTCGTCGTGCAGCACATTGCCGCCGGCTTCGTGCGAGGGCTCGCCGACTGGCTCAACGAAACCACCGGCGTCAAAGTGCACGTCGCCGCCCATGGCACCGAGCCTGTGCCCGGGCACGTGTATCTGGCGCCGGACGACTACCACATGACCGTCGACTCGCCGATCCGGATCGTGCTTCAGAAGGGAAGCACGGACCGAGGACCACGACCTTCCGTCGCGTGCCTGTTCGAGTCACTGGCGCGAACGTGCGGCAGCAAGGCCGTCGGCGTGCTGTTGTCGGGCATGGGCAAGGATGGCGCGAGGGAGCTCAAGCAGATGAAGGACCGAGGTGCGATGACCATCGTGCAGGACCGTGAATCGTCGGTCGTGCACGGAATGCCGGGAGAGGCCATCCAGCTCGGCGCAGCAGTGCGCGTGCTGCCGGCGGAACAGGTGGCCGACGCGCTGGTGTCGCACGTCAACGGGCAGACGCCGAGCGAAGGAGGGGGACGATGA
- a CDS encoding response regulator, translating into MARKDEEFLDRLRATFLEEAQDHLQRMADLLLQLEKAPASATPPAIVENLYREAHSFKGAARAVDFVQVESICQALESVLAAWRRHAPRPSREAFDLLHQAIDAIRASLAAPASAGTAARDSQDSLIQRLAYLQSQSAGDDGPTAAAGVASTPATAVPRAAPAAVPQAAAAAETVRIAAARLEERLLEAEDMLVVKAAVSERAIELRELVALLEPWRAESAKAAADASRRARSRQARERGQDGGSRPAAAPDLDDFLARNSRHLHSLHARLSALTSRAENDRRSVGRRIDDLLEASKKLVMLPFSTLAVMFPKLVRDLCREQGKQAELTVQGGDVELDKRIMEELKDGLIHALRNCVAHGVEEPQVRLRNNKPACASITVTVSPVEANKVEIVVADDGGGVDRARLKQVAVSRGILSEADARSMSDDDALELAFHSHISTSPMVTSLAGRGVGMAIVREKTEKLGGRVAIESRPGAGTTLRLVLPVSLTSSRGILVTAGGRTFVVPTLHVESVLLARPADVRSVENRATLSVHGRVVSMVTLQAVLGLERPQADDPSAAIPVLVLRVGEDRLALAVDELLREEEVLVKALRKPLARVRNIAGATVLGYGKVVPILNVGDLIRSARTHGMAAERRPAGAAAPRPAARILVVEDSVTSRVLLKGILESAGYQVATTVDGVEGYMALREEHFDLVVSDVEMPRMDGFDLTARIRADARLADVPVVLVTALESRAERERGLDAGANAYIVKSSFDQSHLLEVVERLL; encoded by the coding sequence ATGGCAAGGAAGGATGAAGAGTTTCTCGACCGCTTGCGCGCCACGTTCCTGGAGGAGGCGCAGGACCACCTTCAGAGGATGGCGGACCTGCTCCTGCAGCTCGAGAAGGCTCCGGCGTCGGCCACGCCGCCGGCAATCGTCGAGAACCTCTACCGGGAAGCGCACAGTTTCAAAGGAGCTGCGCGCGCGGTCGATTTCGTGCAGGTCGAATCCATCTGCCAGGCGCTCGAGAGTGTCCTGGCGGCGTGGCGGCGCCACGCTCCTCGTCCGTCACGCGAAGCGTTCGACCTTCTTCATCAGGCCATCGATGCGATTCGCGCGTCTCTTGCCGCACCCGCCTCGGCAGGCACGGCCGCTCGCGACTCGCAGGATTCGCTGATCCAGCGCCTCGCCTACCTGCAGTCGCAGTCGGCCGGTGATGACGGTCCGACCGCTGCGGCCGGCGTCGCATCGACGCCCGCAACCGCGGTGCCTCGAGCTGCGCCCGCCGCCGTACCGCAAGCGGCGGCGGCAGCCGAAACGGTGCGAATCGCCGCCGCGCGTCTCGAAGAGCGGCTGCTCGAGGCGGAGGACATGCTCGTGGTGAAGGCGGCCGTCAGTGAGCGTGCAATCGAGCTTCGCGAGCTCGTTGCGCTGCTCGAGCCGTGGCGCGCCGAGTCGGCGAAGGCCGCAGCCGACGCATCCCGGCGCGCCCGCTCGCGGCAGGCGCGCGAGCGGGGCCAGGACGGCGGATCGCGGCCGGCAGCTGCGCCCGATCTCGACGACTTCCTCGCTCGCAACTCCCGCCACCTGCATTCGCTGCATGCGAGACTGAGCGCGCTGACGTCGAGAGCCGAAAATGACCGCCGAAGCGTCGGCAGGCGCATCGACGACCTTCTCGAGGCTTCCAAGAAGCTCGTGATGCTGCCGTTCTCCACTCTGGCGGTGATGTTTCCGAAGCTGGTACGTGACCTCTGCCGCGAGCAGGGAAAGCAGGCCGAGCTGACCGTCCAGGGAGGAGACGTCGAGCTGGACAAGCGCATCATGGAAGAGCTCAAGGACGGATTGATCCATGCGTTGCGCAATTGCGTGGCGCATGGCGTGGAGGAGCCTCAGGTACGACTGCGCAACAACAAGCCTGCCTGCGCCAGCATAACCGTGACCGTCTCGCCGGTGGAGGCGAACAAGGTGGAGATCGTCGTCGCCGACGACGGCGGCGGCGTGGACCGAGCGCGCCTGAAGCAGGTGGCGGTCAGCCGCGGCATCCTGTCCGAAGCCGACGCTCGCTCCATGAGCGACGACGACGCGCTCGAGCTCGCTTTTCATTCGCACATTTCCACCAGCCCGATGGTGACCTCGCTGGCCGGCCGCGGCGTCGGCATGGCCATCGTTCGCGAAAAGACCGAGAAGCTCGGCGGCCGCGTCGCCATCGAAAGCCGGCCCGGCGCGGGCACCACGCTTCGGCTGGTGCTCCCGGTCAGCCTGACCAGCTCACGCGGGATCCTGGTGACGGCGGGCGGGCGCACGTTCGTCGTGCCGACGCTGCACGTCGAGTCCGTTCTGCTGGCCAGGCCGGCCGACGTGCGCAGCGTCGAGAACCGAGCCACGCTGTCCGTGCACGGGCGCGTCGTGTCCATGGTCACGCTGCAGGCCGTCCTGGGTCTGGAGCGCCCGCAAGCCGACGATCCGTCGGCGGCCATTCCGGTCCTGGTGCTGCGCGTCGGCGAGGATCGGCTGGCGCTGGCTGTCGACGAGCTGCTGCGCGAGGAGGAAGTGCTCGTCAAGGCACTGCGCAAGCCGCTGGCGCGCGTTCGCAACATCGCCGGCGCTACCGTTCTCGGCTACGGCAAAGTCGTTCCCATCCTCAACGTCGGCGATCTGATCCGATCCGCGCGCACGCACGGCATGGCGGCCGAGCGCCGGCCGGCCGGCGCGGCCGCACCACGACCGGCGGCGAGGATTCTCGTCGTGGAAGATTCGGTCACCTCGCGCGTGCTCCTCAAGGGCATCCTGGAGTCGGCAGGCTATCAGGTGGCGACTACGGTCGACGGCGTCGAAGGCTACATGGCGCTGCGCGAGGAGCATTTCGACCTGGTGGTTTCGGACGTCGAGATGCCGCGAATGGACGGCTTTGATCTCACCGCCAGGATCCGCGCCGATGCGCGACTGGCCGATGTGCCGGTCGTCCTCGTCACTGCTCTCGAGTCACGCGCGGAACGCGAGCGCGGGCTGGATGCGGGCGCCAACGCCTACATCGTCAAGAGCAGCTTCGACCAGAGCCATCTGCTGGAAGTGGTGGAACGGCTGCTGTGA